In Legionella beliardensis, the following are encoded in one genomic region:
- a CDS encoding glycosyltransferase family 87 protein yields MNNINTGQLRTAMYYNAFKRGFPFFVILTYILLFYFLIRLDLRLDFISFYASATAYLKHSNPYKVLVSNFLPTNLVKLPINLNPPFFLELIEPLTKLSYRLATVIWFFILFISGLIGAYFSFKICVSPQTFKKNWFYLFIIYLGFYSTVISTTIVQVGSLLLFFIIGGYYFYLRKNDYLAGFLWGFIITLKIFPALLFFFALKQRRYRVLMVTIITCIITHLIPIITHGIHIYTLYFDMVHRVLWYGDLWNASFYGFLFRLLIDSADNHQSLWFVHAIYAVIFLILLIWYVKKIDRIQTNDHRSFCLTLVMMLFMSPLGWLYYFPLLIMPFAYLYETLCRQPTLNIHYANLGLISLLLLNFPLGYVPERDMPFIFFKLTVLSIYFYGLLILVYLLHKPLANKSTMAAFSTTRKNYLLFPAMLILSFGLLVPLVIFVAHLL; encoded by the coding sequence ATGAACAATATAAATACTGGTCAGCTAAGGACTGCCATGTATTATAATGCATTCAAGCGAGGGTTCCCCTTTTTTGTTATCCTAACTTATATATTACTTTTTTATTTTTTAATTAGGCTAGACTTACGCCTAGATTTTATTTCATTTTATGCGTCAGCCACCGCTTATTTGAAGCATTCTAACCCTTATAAAGTATTAGTCAGTAATTTCCTACCTACTAACCTAGTCAAACTTCCGATTAATTTAAATCCACCTTTTTTTCTTGAATTAATTGAGCCACTTACAAAACTTAGTTATCGCCTAGCCACCGTTATTTGGTTCTTCATATTATTTATCTCAGGTTTAATAGGTGCCTATTTTTCTTTCAAAATATGCGTATCACCACAAACTTTTAAAAAAAATTGGTTTTATTTATTTATCATTTATTTAGGTTTTTATTCAACAGTAATAAGCACAACAATTGTCCAAGTAGGTAGCTTATTATTATTTTTTATTATCGGCGGTTATTATTTTTATCTAAGAAAAAATGATTACTTAGCTGGATTTCTTTGGGGGTTTATTATTACCCTTAAAATCTTTCCCGCATTATTATTTTTCTTTGCCTTAAAGCAAAGGCGCTATCGCGTATTAATGGTAACCATTATAACTTGTATCATTACGCATTTAATTCCTATTATTACCCATGGTATTCATATTTATACGCTCTATTTTGATATGGTACATCGTGTTCTTTGGTATGGTGATCTATGGAATGCGTCTTTTTATGGCTTCTTATTTCGTCTTTTAATTGATTCTGCGGATAATCATCAAAGTCTATGGTTTGTGCATGCGATTTATGCGGTTATTTTTTTAATCCTTTTAATTTGGTATGTAAAAAAAATTGATAGGATTCAAACAAATGATCATCGTTCTTTTTGCTTAACGTTAGTCATGATGCTTTTTATGAGCCCTTTGGGGTGGCTGTATTATTTTCCACTATTAATCATGCCTTTTGCCTATCTCTATGAAACCTTATGCAGGCAACCGACTTTAAATATACACTATGCTAATTTAGGGTTAATCAGCCTACTCCTCCTTAATTTCCCGCTAGGCTACGTACCCGAACGTGATATGCCTTTTATTTTCTTTAAGTTAACCGTCTTATCAATTTACTTTTATGGTTTACTGATTTTAGTCTATCTCTTACATAAACCGCTAGCGAACAAGTCAACCATGGCAGCCTTCTCAACTACAAGAAAG
- a CDS encoding BON domain-containing protein — MQFLKNLILVLLVVGAVNTGYTEPNLKEIEQTISDSLITTKITAKFTKDSDLNPLKISVSTENGVVKLSGYVKNNEAFVKALRLANSTKGVVSIDVEDLEIKQVNTALTDTYITAKVEAAVLKAKVLDDESIPLVGINATTINGIVTLSGQVKSNKSIAAIIKRVAAIRGVKKVITHLKINKASS; from the coding sequence ATGCAATTTTTGAAAAATTTAATCCTTGTACTGTTGGTAGTAGGCGCGGTAAATACCGGCTATACAGAACCCAACCTTAAGGAAATTGAGCAGACTATTAGTGATTCATTAATAACCACTAAAATTACAGCCAAGTTTACAAAGGATAGCGATCTTAATCCACTTAAAATCTCTGTTTCGACAGAAAATGGCGTGGTAAAATTATCAGGTTATGTGAAAAATAATGAAGCGTTTGTTAAAGCATTACGCCTGGCTAACTCAACAAAGGGTGTTGTCTCTATCGATGTAGAAGATTTAGAAATTAAACAGGTCAATACCGCATTAACAGACACCTACATCACGGCTAAAGTGGAAGCGGCTGTTCTTAAAGCGAAAGTACTCGATGATGAATCTATTCCTTTAGTAGGCATTAACGCGACCACCATTAATGGTATCGTGACTCTAAGTGGGCAAGTTAAAAGTAACAAGTCAATTGCCGCGATTATTAAGCGCGTTGCAGCCATTCGCGGTGTAAAAAAAGTAATTACTCATTTAAAGATAAATAAAGCGTCTTCTTAA
- a CDS encoding DUF5617 domain-containing protein, with protein sequence MFVFFYTSRTNNQDKKEITHPGFAIEDKPNLIGGRFNRIIVIKQSEDHDNPITATAMAINTALKSIPNDATAISFDLKQLQSPEVLKAIPEQITSVEFTSKTDISSVLKIIQHLPDHITHLSLSKLFDKSTVDRTDIATIKALIQTIPAHITHISLPNLFEVYADKDLASIFGAFHKKLKGLNMGNLDPFEESIEDERLKNLLIHLPVSVERVLVPHLAWVGSSAGRYINMHELFFPKSYKEITEKLQDNDNATFDQALAILKDYTKSDSYLPGATRFFSGHWNRHHIDAVDEIISKSTNLPGLLDALHNIKLGNPTGSLARRIRFIEHLAYENENKQKVNQDNSMGLSLS encoded by the coding sequence ATGTTTGTATTTTTTTATACTTCGCGCACAAATAACCAGGATAAAAAAGAAATTACCCATCCTGGTTTTGCTATAGAAGATAAACCTAATCTAATTGGTGGGCGGTTTAATAGAATTATCGTTATTAAACAATCAGAGGATCACGATAACCCTATAACCGCGACGGCGATGGCAATTAACACTGCTTTGAAGTCAATTCCGAATGATGCTACTGCAATTTCTTTTGACTTAAAGCAATTGCAGTCTCCAGAGGTATTAAAAGCGATTCCTGAGCAAATAACGAGCGTTGAGTTTACTAGTAAAACAGATATCTCATCTGTACTAAAGATTATTCAACATCTTCCTGACCATATTACTCACCTTAGCTTATCTAAATTATTTGATAAGTCTACTGTTGACAGGACAGATATCGCAACAATTAAAGCCCTTATTCAAACTATTCCTGCCCATATTACCCACATTAGCTTACCTAATTTATTTGAGGTATATGCTGATAAAGACTTAGCATCTATTTTTGGAGCTTTTCATAAGAAATTGAAAGGATTAAATATGGGAAACCTCGATCCTTTTGAGGAAAGTATTGAGGATGAAAGGTTGAAAAATTTATTAATTCATTTGCCTGTTTCTGTAGAGAGGGTGTTAGTACCGCATCTAGCATGGGTAGGAAGCTCCGCGGGAAGATATATAAACATGCATGAGTTATTTTTTCCTAAATCTTATAAGGAAATCACAGAAAAATTACAAGATAATGATAACGCTACTTTCGATCAGGCTTTAGCTATATTAAAAGACTATACTAAATCAGATAGTTATCTTCCTGGGGCTACTCGATTCTTTAGTGGCCACTGGAATAGGCATCATATTGATGCAGTAGATGAGATCATCAGTAAAAGCACTAACTTACCCGGTTTGCTAGATGCTCTACATAATATTAAATTAGGTAATCCAACGGGCTCTTTAGCCAGACGCATTCGCTTTATTGAGCACTTAGCTTACGAAAATGAAAATAAACAAAAAGTAAATCAAGATAACAGCATGGGATTAAGTTTAAGTTAA
- a CDS encoding DotI/IcmL family type IV secretion protein, with amino-acid sequence MINYLQKLLLVCFLLPTFCNASNEQVLNWTQQTLLKTLTLNYKNLDNQLESVKPNYTPEAWEDLRSFLGDKFVAIRDNQLVLHPTAIKTRQLIVQQGFENIIYWRVNQGIKVPELNLNLYFSAVVVKSNKPSYLIQSLTVTKESIN; translated from the coding sequence ATGATAAATTACTTACAGAAATTACTTTTAGTTTGCTTCCTTTTACCTACTTTCTGTAATGCAAGTAATGAACAAGTTCTTAACTGGACACAACAAACCTTATTGAAAACCCTAACACTTAATTATAAAAATCTAGACAACCAATTAGAGTCAGTCAAGCCTAATTACACGCCTGAAGCCTGGGAGGATTTAAGAAGTTTTCTTGGCGATAAATTTGTTGCAATTAGAGACAACCAACTTGTGTTACATCCAACGGCGATTAAAACAAGACAATTAATTGTACAGCAAGGTTTTGAGAATATCATTTATTGGCGGGTCAATCAGGGCATTAAGGTGCCTGAGCTAAACTTAAACCTCTACTTTTCTGCCGTTGTGGTTAAATCCAATAAACCATCTTATTTAATACAAAGCTTAACAGTCACCAAAGAGTCCATTAATTAG
- the uvrA gene encoding excinuclease ABC subunit UvrA: MQSIHIRGARTHNLKNIDVNIPRNQLTVITGLSGSGKSSLAFDTLYAEGQRRYVESLSAYARQFLSVMEKPDVDAIEGLSPAISIEQKATSHNPRSTVGTITEVYDYLRLLFARVGEPRCPIHKLSLHAQTISQMVDHVLTLPADSKAMILAPVIRERKGEHLQLLQQLQAQGYIRARIDGEVYELDDPPKLSLRQKHTIEVVVDRFKIREDMKQRLSESFENALNLADGLAVVVSLDDSFADLVFSSKFACSECGYSLSELEPRLFSFNNPMGACSACDGLGVNQFFDPKRVVHDETASLAAGAIRGWDKKTTYYYSLLESLARHYQFDLETAFCDLPEKIQTIILHGGGKEEIEFRYYRSRGDYFTKRHKFEGIIPNMQRRYHESESITAREELAKYLASRPCQACLGTRLREEARNVFIEDKNLPEICAYSIDKAYHFFKTLHLTGYRGEIADKINKEIVERLGFLVNVGLDYLSLTRSAETLSGGEAQRIRLASQIGSGLVGVMYILDEPSIGLHQRDNDRLLKTLMHLRNLGNTIIVVEHDEDAIRAADYVLDIGPGAGVHGGEVVACGSPAEITKNQASLTGQYLAGTQRIAIPKQRKAVDESRMLHLVNVNCNNLHNVKVSIPLGLVTCITGVSGSGKSSLINDTLYPIAANKLNRANLMCVGAIDKIEGLELCDKVIDIDQSPIGRTPRSNPATYTGLFTPIRELFSNTPESRARGYQPGRFSFNVRGGRCEACQGDGLIKVEMHFLPDIYVACDVCKGKRYNRETLEIQYKGKNIHEVLDMTVEEAYEFFAAIPVLARKCQTLMDVGLSYIHIGQSATTLSGGEAQRIKLARELSKRGTGKTLYILDEPTTGLHFHDTKQLLEVLFRLQEQGNTIVIIEHNLDVIKTADWIIDLGPEGGSKGGQIIATGTPEMVAQCKASYTGQFLKPLLANNKVIPAEA, from the coding sequence ATGCAATCAATTCATATTCGAGGTGCAAGAACGCATAATCTGAAGAATATTGATGTTAATATCCCGCGTAATCAATTAACCGTCATTACCGGGTTATCAGGTTCAGGTAAATCCTCACTCGCTTTTGATACCCTATATGCTGAAGGACAACGTCGTTACGTTGAATCCCTCTCAGCTTATGCTCGCCAATTTCTGTCGGTTATGGAAAAACCTGATGTAGATGCAATTGAAGGGTTATCACCAGCTATTTCAATAGAACAAAAAGCAACATCGCATAATCCACGCTCAACGGTAGGTACAATTACAGAAGTTTATGATTATTTACGTTTGCTTTTTGCGCGCGTCGGTGAGCCTCGTTGCCCTATTCACAAGCTAAGCTTACATGCGCAAACAATAAGTCAAATGGTTGATCATGTCTTAACTTTACCTGCAGATAGTAAGGCCATGATTTTAGCACCTGTCATTCGCGAGCGGAAGGGTGAGCATCTGCAATTACTACAGCAATTACAAGCACAAGGTTATATTCGGGCAAGAATTGATGGTGAAGTTTATGAGCTAGATGATCCACCTAAATTATCCTTACGCCAAAAGCATACGATTGAAGTAGTCGTAGATAGATTTAAAATACGTGAAGACATGAAGCAGCGTCTCAGTGAATCCTTTGAGAATGCTTTGAATTTAGCAGATGGGTTGGCAGTGGTTGTTTCTTTAGATGACAGTTTTGCGGATCTTGTTTTTTCTTCTAAATTTGCTTGTTCTGAGTGTGGTTATAGTTTAAGCGAATTAGAGCCTAGGTTGTTTTCATTTAATAACCCAATGGGTGCTTGTTCAGCTTGTGATGGTCTTGGCGTGAATCAATTTTTTGATCCAAAACGCGTGGTACATGATGAAACGGCGAGTTTAGCAGCGGGTGCAATACGGGGTTGGGATAAAAAAACAACCTATTATTATTCGCTACTTGAGTCGTTAGCGCGTCATTATCAATTCGATCTTGAAACGGCGTTTTGCGATTTGCCTGAAAAAATACAAACGATCATATTACATGGCGGTGGTAAAGAAGAAATAGAATTTCGCTATTATCGTTCGCGCGGGGACTATTTTACTAAGCGGCATAAGTTTGAGGGAATTATTCCTAATATGCAGCGACGCTATCATGAATCAGAGTCAATAACCGCGCGGGAAGAATTAGCAAAATACCTTGCTTCGCGCCCATGCCAGGCGTGTTTAGGAACGCGTTTGCGTGAAGAAGCACGGAATGTCTTTATCGAAGATAAGAATCTCCCTGAGATTTGTGCTTATTCAATTGATAAAGCGTATCATTTTTTTAAAACACTCCATCTAACAGGTTATCGAGGCGAAATCGCTGACAAAATTAATAAAGAAATTGTGGAACGGCTGGGCTTTTTAGTTAATGTAGGGCTAGATTATCTCTCTTTAACACGTAGTGCTGAAACCTTATCAGGCGGTGAAGCGCAGCGCATTCGTCTAGCTAGTCAAATTGGCTCAGGTTTAGTTGGTGTGATGTATATTTTAGATGAGCCTTCTATTGGCCTGCACCAACGAGATAATGATCGTTTATTAAAAACCCTAATGCATTTACGTAATTTAGGAAATACCATTATTGTCGTAGAACACGATGAAGATGCTATTAGAGCCGCTGACTATGTACTTGACATAGGCCCTGGGGCTGGCGTTCATGGTGGTGAAGTGGTCGCTTGCGGTAGTCCTGCAGAAATTACTAAAAATCAAGCGTCATTAACTGGGCAATATTTAGCAGGTACACAACGTATTGCTATCCCTAAACAGAGGAAAGCCGTTGATGAATCGCGTATGCTGCATTTAGTCAATGTAAATTGTAATAACTTGCATAACGTCAAAGTGAGTATTCCATTAGGATTGGTAACTTGTATTACTGGCGTTTCTGGTTCAGGAAAATCAAGCTTAATTAATGATACCTTATACCCAATTGCCGCGAATAAGCTTAACCGGGCTAATTTAATGTGCGTAGGTGCAATTGATAAAATTGAAGGACTGGAGCTTTGTGATAAAGTAATTGACATTGATCAAAGTCCAATTGGCCGTACGCCACGCTCTAATCCGGCCACTTATACAGGCTTATTTACACCAATTCGTGAGCTCTTTTCTAATACACCTGAATCGCGTGCTCGTGGTTATCAACCAGGTCGTTTTAGCTTTAATGTACGTGGCGGCCGCTGTGAAGCCTGCCAAGGGGATGGGTTAATTAAAGTTGAGATGCACTTTCTACCTGATATTTATGTAGCTTGTGATGTGTGCAAAGGCAAGCGCTATAATCGTGAAACCTTAGAAATTCAGTATAAAGGTAAAAATATCCACGAAGTGTTAGACATGACAGTTGAAGAAGCTTATGAGTTTTTTGCAGCAATTCCAGTACTTGCACGTAAATGCCAAACGTTAATGGATGTCGGTCTTTCCTATATTCACATTGGGCAAAGTGCAACGACCTTATCAGGCGGTGAGGCACAGCGTATCAAATTAGCACGTGAATTGTCCAAGCGAGGCACCGGCAAAACGCTTTATATTCTTGATGAGCCAACAACAGGGTTGCATTTTCATGATACCAAGCAGCTACTAGAAGTGCTGTTTAGATTGCAAGAACAAGGCAATACCATCGTCATTATTGAGCATAACCTAGATGTTATTAAAACAGCCGATTGGATTATTGACTTAGGCCCTGAAGGTGGAAGTAAAGGCGGCCAAATTATTGCTACAGGAACACCTGAAATGGTCGCTCAATGCAAAGCTTCTTATACGGGGCAATTTCTAAAACCATTATTAGCAAATAATAAAGTAATACCCGCAGAGGCTTAA